The Desulforegula conservatrix Mb1Pa genome segment ATTATACTCCGCTTGAAAGCTCTAAATCTGAGGAAACGAATAAATATCTTCAGTGGGCGCGTGAGGCTCTTGAGGGTAAAGCTTCTTGAGTCTTCATGGTTATCTTCTTCTTTTTGGGAAGCTGATGATTCCCGACCCTATCTTTTAGGATCACCGAACATCTGAAGGTAACAATCTTTCTTTCTGCAATAAGCATACTTTCGCCTGTTGCCGGATTTCTTCCTGCCCTGGCTCCCTTCTCATTCACGCAAAACCTACCGAACCCTGAAACCATAACATCTTCGCCAGCCGCAAGAGTACGTTTGATGATTTCAATAAGGGCATCGGTTACCAGGATAGATTTTTCTTTTGTAAATCCTGCCTTTGCAATGTTTTCAATCATATCAGTCTTGGTAAGTGCCAAACTATCCTCCCCTTAAAATTTTAGAAAGGGTCTTCCTTAATCTGATTTTGATGTTTTGTACAGAGCGCATTTCTTAACAATTATTTATGCTTTTTGTTAAGAAAAGTAATTCTTATTGCTTTTCCCAAAAAAGTTTGTATGTTTTTATTCCAAAACGGCTTTCCATGATAACAGCAAAAAAAATGTAATAAGTGGGTAGTCTGTTATTGTCCCACCTTTCATTTCTGATAGCAAACACAATAAGAAACCACTGATAATATTGCAGAATATATTGAAATTGTTATATTTTAGCTAATCAAGAGTCCATCGCTGTGGGAGAAACGCTCCATGGGGCACTAACCGACTACCCCCATAGATAAATATAACAGTTTCGTTACGTCAAAATCTTGATCAGAGGAGGTAAACTTGGATTTACAGCATGTTATTGTTCATAAACTTATCAAGTTGAGTGGCGTAACAGGTGCGGAAAATGTTACGATCAAAAAAAAGAATACTGAATTTGATGTTAATAATGAAAAAGTCATTTCTCTAACAAAACAGATTAAAGAAACCTACACTAATAAAAGCGGTTTGGGTTATGGAGACTTTGAAAAAGGCGTAGGGATGTTCGAACAGAAATTGTCCCAATTTCACAAGGCCCAAATAGATTTTATCAATTTTACACTGGAGGCAATGACTCAATTAAAAAATGCCATTAAAAATAAGTCGCTTGCAACAGGTGGGTACCT includes the following:
- a CDS encoding integration host factor subunit alpha; translated protein: MALTKTDMIENIAKAGFTKEKSILVTDALIEIIKRTLAAGEDVMVSGFGRFCVNEKGARAGRNPATGESMLIAERKIVTFRCSVILKDRVGNHQLPKKKKITMKTQEALPSRASRAH